The Deltaproteobacteria bacterium genome includes a window with the following:
- a CDS encoding DUF1732 domain-containing protein produces the protein TVEYQKRLSERVKELTGGMVLDDLRLCQEVAIMAEKSDITEEIVRFKSHIHQFGDLLKSIDAAGRNIDFIIQEMIREINTIGSKSSDADISRKVIEIKSELARIREQVQNIE, from the coding sequence TACCGTAGAGTATCAAAAACGACTTAGTGAGCGGGTAAAAGAGCTTACGGGAGGGATGGTACTCGATGATCTGCGATTATGCCAGGAGGTAGCCATCATGGCTGAAAAAAGTGATATAACGGAGGAGATTGTCCGTTTTAAGAGCCATATACATCAGTTTGGGGATCTATTAAAGAGTATTGATGCCGCCGGAAGGAACATTGACTTCATAATTCAGGAGATGATCAGAGAGATTAATACAATAGGTTCCAAAAGCAGTGATGCGGATATATCCCGCAAGGTCATTGAGATCAAAAGTGAGCTTGCCAGAATAAGAGAACAGGTACAGAACATTGAATAA
- the gmk gene encoding guanylate kinase produces the protein MYIVVSAPSGTGKTSILREVLKMCPNMLFSVSYTTRLPRPGEEDGKDYYFISDEAFRDRITQGEFAEWEEYSGNLYGTSAKTMKAFLEKGLDLILDVETRGAKALKNKYSGGVFVFILPPSIGELKKRLNKRGFESEQMMNKRTDKALDEIKESIWYDYVIFNDRIETAIDTLRAIYVAEKSRRERSANKIKCFLV, from the coding sequence TTGTACATTGTTGTTTCTGCACCTTCAGGTACCGGTAAGACTTCTATTTTGCGAGAGGTCTTAAAAATGTGCCCGAATATGCTTTTTTCCGTTTCCTATACTACCAGGCTTCCCCGTCCCGGAGAGGAGGACGGAAAGGATTATTATTTTATTTCCGATGAGGCGTTTAGAGACCGAATAACTCAGGGAGAATTTGCTGAGTGGGAAGAATATTCCGGCAACCTTTACGGGACATCGGCGAAAACAATGAAGGCGTTTTTAGAGAAGGGCCTTGATCTTATCCTGGATGTTGAGACGCGAGGTGCAAAGGCATTAAAAAACAAATACTCGGGCGGAGTATTTGTTTTTATCCTGCCCCCATCGATAGGGGAGTTAAAAAAAAGGTTGAACAAAAGAGGGTTTGAAAGCGAACAAATGATGAATAAACGCACGGATAAGGCTTTAGATGAAATAAAGGAAAGTATATGGTATGATTATGTGATTTTTAATGATCGAATAGAGACTGCCATTGATACTCTAAGGGCAATATATGTGGCAGAAAAAAGTAGAAGGGAAAGATCAGCAAATAAAATAAAGTGTTTTCTTGTATGA
- the rpoZ gene encoding DNA-directed RNA polymerase subunit omega: MARITVEDSLKAAKNRFALVVLTARRTRQLLKGVKPLTDTKNNREIVSALREIAAGKVTYVNPEYLQGIKIDYKPILDDTEFIDDDEEYLE, from the coding sequence ATGGCAAGGATTACTGTTGAAGATTCATTGAAGGCGGCTAAAAACAGATTTGCTCTGGTTGTGCTGACGGCAAGAAGGACAAGACAATTATTGAAGGGTGTGAAACCTCTGACGGATACTAAAAATAACAGGGAAATCGTATCAGCCCTCAGAGAAATAGCCGCCGGAAAAGTGACGTATGTCAATCCTGAATATTTACAGGGCATCAAAATTGATTATAAACCCATCTTGGATGATACTGAATTTATTGATGATGATGAAGAGTACCTTGAATAG
- the pyrF gene encoding orotidine-5'-phosphate decarboxylase: MMKSTLNRNPREMLIFALDVGEGIEEATSWVERLRDHVGIFKVGKESFTRHGPRILEMIRDRGKKVFLDLKFHDIPNTVAGAAVGAVEHGVYMFNVHALGGREMMEGTVAAVNRVVQESGLSMPIILAVTVLTSLNDGDLKQMGFNCSAGELTFHLAKIAQESGVSGVVASARDIDTIRSTCGRDFIIVTPGMREATAADDDQKRTSTVKNAIMRGADYIVVGRPIRNAADPVHKVEEIVNEITEGLAMREKVV; this comes from the coding sequence ATGATGAAGAGTACCTTGAATAGAAATCCACGGGAGATGCTTATTTTTGCCCTTGACGTTGGGGAAGGGATAGAAGAAGCAACTTCGTGGGTCGAACGCCTCAGGGATCATGTAGGAATATTTAAGGTAGGCAAGGAATCCTTTACCCGACATGGTCCCCGTATCCTAGAAATGATACGGGATAGAGGCAAGAAAGTCTTTCTTGATCTGAAGTTTCATGACATTCCGAATACAGTCGCTGGAGCCGCTGTCGGGGCTGTAGAGCACGGGGTTTACATGTTTAACGTTCATGCCCTCGGCGGGAGAGAGATGATGGAGGGAACCGTTGCCGCTGTCAATCGGGTAGTGCAAGAAAGCGGCTTGTCCATGCCCATAATCCTTGCTGTAACCGTATTAACGAGTTTGAACGACGGGGATCTCAAGCAGATGGGATTTAACTGCTCAGCGGGTGAACTTACATTCCATCTTGCAAAAATTGCACAGGAGTCCGGCGTTTCCGGTGTAGTAGCATCGGCCCGTGATATTGATACTATTCGGAGTACCTGTGGACGTGATTTTATCATTGTAACACCTGGTATGAGAGAGGCGACAGCGGCGGATGATGATCAGAAAAGGACATCTACAGTCAAAAATGCCATAATGCGGGGCGCTGATTACATTGTTGTCGGCAGACCCATCAGGAACGCCGCGGATCCGGTTCATAAGGTCGAAGAGATTGTAAACGAGATCACCGAAGGTCTTGCAATGCGAGAAAAAGTAGTATAA
- the rlmB gene encoding 23S rRNA (guanosine(2251)-2'-O)-methyltransferase RlmB, protein MQLIFGINPLLEALKSQNGRIKKIVIAQGRGGEAVQKILNLATLRGIPIEFRERGYLDRQAPQKVHQGVFGLCETFDYSSVDDIIANRRDDFKKNLILILDSITDPQNLGSLIRTAHCCGANGVIIPENRSASVTASVMKASAGAAHHIPVAVVVNLSNTLLYLKEKGFWIYGTDPVSGKYVSTLDYEGHIGLVMGSEGKGMRPLIKKKCDFLLSIPIMGKIDSLNVSVAAGIILYEILRAWGKV, encoded by the coding sequence GTGCAGCTAATCTTTGGTATTAATCCCCTGCTGGAGGCTCTCAAGAGTCAGAATGGGAGGATTAAGAAAATCGTTATTGCCCAAGGAAGGGGAGGAGAGGCTGTTCAGAAAATTCTGAATCTCGCGACACTGAGGGGGATTCCTATAGAGTTCAGAGAAAGGGGCTATTTAGACAGACAGGCGCCTCAGAAAGTTCATCAGGGTGTTTTTGGTCTTTGTGAAACCTTTGATTATTCCAGCGTGGATGACATTATTGCAAATCGCCGTGACGATTTTAAAAAAAATTTGATCCTCATTCTCGATAGTATTACCGATCCTCAAAACCTGGGCTCCCTGATAAGGACAGCTCATTGTTGCGGGGCTAATGGAGTTATTATACCTGAGAATCGTTCGGCATCTGTAACAGCATCTGTGATGAAAGCATCCGCAGGGGCTGCCCACCATATACCCGTTGCTGTGGTGGTAAACTTGTCTAATACTCTTCTCTATTTGAAAGAAAAAGGGTTCTGGATATACGGTACGGATCCTGTATCAGGTAAATACGTTAGTACCCTTGATTATGAGGGTCATATCGGCCTTGTGATGGGGAGCGAGGGAAAGGGTATGAGGCCACTCATCAAAAAAAAATGTGATTTTCTTCTTTCGATTCCCATAATGGGCAAAATAGACTCACTAAATGTTTCGGTAGCGGCGGGAATTATCCTTTATGAGATATTGAGAGCGTGGGGAAAAGTTTAA